The genomic window TCCCATCGCGCCTGCGGCGACGACGCCGTCCGCGAGGCGGTCTACGAGGTCGCCGCGGCGTTCGAGCTGCTTCACACCGCATTCGTGATCCACGACGACGTCATCGACCGCGACACCGAGCGGCGCGGCGAGCCGAACGTCGCGGGTGAGTTCGCCGGCCGCGCGCGGGCGGAGGGTGTGCCCGACGCCGAGGCCGCACGGCTGGGGGAAGCTGCGGCCATCCTCGCCGGCGACGTGCTGCTGCACGAGGCGACGCGCATGATCGCGCTGGCCGACGTCGCCCCGGCCACCCGCGCGGGTCTGCTGGACCTGCTCAACGACGCCGTCCTCATCTCCGCCGCGGGCGAGCTCTCCGACGTGGCCAATGCCGTCCGCCGCGATTGCCCCGACACGTCGGAACTGCTCGTGGCCACCCATGACAAGACGGCGGTCTACTCCTTCGCCGCTCCGCTGCGCGCCGGCGCTCTCCTGGCGGCGGCGCCCGCCGCCACCGAGGCGGCTCTGGGCCGCGCGGGGGGCCTGGCCGGACTCGCGTTCCAGCTGGTGGACGACCTCATCGGTGCGTTCGCGCCGGCCGCCCGCGCCGGCCGCACCGAAGGCGCGGACCTGCGCGAGGCCAAGCGCACGCCGCTGGTGGCGCTGGCCCGCGAGAGCCCGGTATGGTCGCAGGTCGACGACGCGATCGCCCTGGCGTGGAAGGGCCCCCTGGCCGTCCGCGAGGCGCAGCGGGCGCTCGATGCCAGCGGCGCGCGGGAGCGCCTGGTGGTGCTGGTGCAGAGCACGCTGGCCGACGCCCGCGCGGCAGCCGCCGACGACGCTCTGCCCGCGCGGGCCACGGTGCTGCTCGCGCAGGTGTGCGACGCGATCGGAGCACGCATTCCGTGAGCACGGGACTGGACCTTTACAACCGGGCCGCGCAAGAAGCGGCGGCGACGGTCATCTCGGCCTACTCGACGTCGTTCGCGCTGGCCTGCCGCCTGCTGGGACCGCGCGTGCGGCCGCACGTGCGCAACGTCTACGCCCTCGTGCGCATCGCCGACGAGATCGTCGACGGTCCGGCCGCCGAGGCGGGGCTCGCGCCCGAGACGCTGCGGCGCGTGCTCGACGAGCTCGAAGCCGAGACGCTGACCGCCGTCACGCGGGGGTTCTCGTCGAACCTCGTCGTCCACGCCTTCTGCCGCACCGCGCGCGAGACCGGCATCGGCGCCGATCTCGTGCGTCCGTTCTTCGCGTCGATGCGCACCGATCTCGAGGTGACGGCGCACGACGCCGGCAGCCACGACGCATACGTCTACGGCTCGGCCGAGGTCGTCGGGCTCATGTGCCTGCAGGTGTTCGTCAACGCCGGCGCGACCACGGCCGCCACTCCCGCCCCGGAACTCGTCGACGGCGCCCGCAGGCTCGGCGCCGCCTTCCAGGACGTCAACTTCCTGCGGGACCTCTCCCACGACGCCGATGCCCTCGGTCGGGACTACCTCGGGCTGCGGGAGGGCGGGGATTCCCGCATCGCGGTCCTGAACCGCATCGACGCCGACCTCGCCGCCGCGGCAGCGGTGGTGCCGCAGCTGCCGGCGGACTGCCGGCGCGCCGTCACGGCTGCCCACGACCTGTTCGGGAGCCTCGCCCGCCGGCTGCGCGCCGAGGATCCCCGCACGGGCGTGCGGGTGCGGGTGCCCGACCCGGTGAAGGCTACGCTCGCAGCACGGGCGATGCTGGGCTTCGCCCCGAAGGGGGCACGCACATGACACGCACGGTCGTCATCGGCGGCGGCATCGCGGGACTCGCGACGGCCGCCCTTCTCGGTGACGAGGGGCACGAGGTCACCCTGGTCGAGGGCCGCGATGAGCTCGGGGGACGCGCCGGGTCGTGGCAGAGCGACGGCTTCCGGTTCGACACCGGTCCCAGCTGGTATCTCATGCCCGAGGTGTTCGACCACTTCTTCGCCCTGCTCGGCACGAGCGCCGCCGCCGAACTGGACCTGGTTCCGCTGCGCCCCGCGTACCGCGTATACGGCGAGCCGGATCCCGGTACGACGGCCGAGCCCCTCGACATCGTCTCCGGCCGCGCCGAGGCCGTCGCGCTCTTCGAGGCGCGTGAGCCGGGAGCGGGAGCCCGCTTGACGGAGTACCTCGACTCGGCCGGCGATGCCTACGACCTCGCCGTCACGCGCTTCCTCTACGACACGTACGAGTCGACGGCGGGTCTGCGGGACCCCGCGCTGCTGCGACGGCTGCCGCAGCTGGCGCCGCTGCTCACCCGGCGACTGTCGACCCTCGTCGAGAGCAGGTTCGCCGACCCGCTGCTGCGCCAGGTGCTGGGCTACCCGGCCGTCTTCCTGGGCGGGTCGCCCTTCGGCGTGCCGAGCCTCTATCACCTCATGAGCCACCTCGACCTCGACGAGGGCGTGCTCTACCCGCGGGGCGGATTCACAACCGTGATCGCCGCGATCGAACGCCTCGCACGTGCCCGCGGCGTGCAGATCCGCACCGGAACGCCGGTCACCGGCATCCGCACCTCCGGACGCGACGCAACCGGCGTGGACCTCGCCGACGGCACGCGCATCGACGCCGACGTCGTCGTCTCGACCGCCGACCTGCACCACACCGAGACGGTGCTGCTGCCCGAGCATCAGCGCGAGCGGCCCGAGAAGTGGTGGCGGTCACGCACGCCCAGTCCCGGGGCGCTGCTGCTCATGCTCGGCGTCGAGGGTGCACTCCCCCAGCTCGCGCATCACACCCTGCTGTTCGCGCGCGACTGGCGCGAGAACTTCTCCGACATCTTCGGTCGCGACACCCGCATCCCGGAGCCCGCGTCGCTGTACGTCTGCCGCCCGAGCGCCACCGATGACTCCGTCGCGCCTGCCGGCAGCGAGAACCTCTTCGTGCTCGTCCCGATCCCCGCCGACCCCTCGCTCGGCCGGGGCGGCATCGGCGGCGACGGCGACGCCCTCATCGAGCGTGCGGCGGATGCCACGATCGCGCAGATCTCCCAGTGGTGCGGCATCCCCGACCTCGCCGAGCGGGTCACAGTGCGTCGCACCGTCGCCCCCGGCGACTTCGCCGCCGACCTCAACTCGTGGCGCGGAAACTCTCTGGGGCTCGCGCACACGCTCGGCCAGAGTGCCGTCTTCCGCCCACGGAACGCCTCGAAGAAGGTGCGCGGCCTCTACTACGCCGGCACATCCGCGCTGCCGGGCATCGGCCTTCCGATGTGCCTGATCTCGGCGGAACTGGTGCTCAAGCGGCTGCGCGGCGACCACTCCGCCGGCCCCCTTCCCGTCCCCGCCGCCGCGGAGGCGTGATGCCGGGGCTGTACCTGCTGGCGATCCTGCTGTCAGGCGCCGGGATCGCCGCCCTCGACGCGCGCTTCCGCCTGGCCTGGTGGCACGCCCGCGGGCGCACCGCTGTGGTCGTGCTGATCGGCACGGCCTTCTTTCTGGCGTGGGATGCCGCCGGAATCGCCACCGGGGTGTTCGTGAAGGGCGAGAGCCCCCTGCTGCTCGGGGTCGACCTGGCCCCGCACCTCCCCCTGGAAGAGCCGGTGTTCCTGGCGTTCCTGTGCTACCTCGCCCTCGTCGCCTTCCGCGGCGCCGAGCGGCTGCGCGCACGCCGGGAGGACACCGCGTGACCTACGCCTGGATCATCGTCCCGTTCGCCCTGATCACCCTCGTCACGACCCTCGCCAGCGCCGTCCGGCCGCGGTTCGCCCGCCGCATGGGTGCGTCCGCGGTGGCCGCCGTCGTCCTCGTCGTCCTCACCGCGATCTTCGACAACGTCATGATCGCGGCGGACCTCTTCACCTACCCGGAGCACAACATCAGCGGCATCCGCATCGGCCTCGCGCCCATCGAAGACTTCTCCTACCCGCTGTGCGCCGCCTTCCTGGTGCCGGCGGTGTGGACCCTGCTCACGCCGCGGAGCCGCACGTGAAGCCCGCGACACAGCTGCTGGTGTCCTCGCGGCCGGTGAGCTGGATCAACACGGCGTACCCGTTCGCGGCGGCGTATCTGCTCACCACGCGCGAGATCGACACCGTGCTGATCGTGGGCACCCTCTTCTTCCTCGTGCCGTACAACCTCGCGATGTACGGCATCAACGACGTGTTCGACTACGAATCGGACCTGCGCAACCCGCGCAAGGGCGGCGTGCACGGGGCCGTGCTCGACCGGAGCCTGCACGCCCCGACCCTGTGGGCTGCGGGCCTGTCGTGCCTCCCCTTCGTCGTCTACCTCGTCGTCGTGGGTTCGCCCGCGTCGTGGGCGGTGCTCGCGGCGAGCCTCTTCTTCGTCGTCTTCTACAGCGCGCCGCCGCTGCGGCTGAAGGAGCGCCCGTTCGCCGACTCCGTCACGAGCTCGATCCACTTCTTCTCCCCCGCC from Microbacterium sp. zg-Y625 includes these protein-coding regions:
- a CDS encoding polyprenyl synthetase family protein, yielding MIAISGQDRAAIDGAIEAAFDRLDARLATLSGDMRPLGGAMRRAAAGGKRFRPALVVASHRACGDDAVREAVYEVAAAFELLHTAFVIHDDVIDRDTERRGEPNVAGEFAGRARAEGVPDAEAARLGEAAAILAGDVLLHEATRMIALADVAPATRAGLLDLLNDAVLISAAGELSDVANAVRRDCPDTSELLVATHDKTAVYSFAAPLRAGALLAAAPAATEAALGRAGGLAGLAFQLVDDLIGAFAPAARAGRTEGADLREAKRTPLVALARESPVWSQVDDAIALAWKGPLAVREAQRALDASGARERLVVLVQSTLADARAAAADDALPARATVLLAQVCDAIGARIP
- a CDS encoding phytoene/squalene synthase family protein, with amino-acid sequence MSTGLDLYNRAAQEAAATVISAYSTSFALACRLLGPRVRPHVRNVYALVRIADEIVDGPAAEAGLAPETLRRVLDELEAETLTAVTRGFSSNLVVHAFCRTARETGIGADLVRPFFASMRTDLEVTAHDAGSHDAYVYGSAEVVGLMCLQVFVNAGATTAATPAPELVDGARRLGAAFQDVNFLRDLSHDADALGRDYLGLREGGDSRIAVLNRIDADLAAAAAVVPQLPADCRRAVTAAHDLFGSLARRLRAEDPRTGVRVRVPDPVKATLAARAMLGFAPKGART
- the crtI gene encoding phytoene desaturase family protein — its product is MTRTVVIGGGIAGLATAALLGDEGHEVTLVEGRDELGGRAGSWQSDGFRFDTGPSWYLMPEVFDHFFALLGTSAAAELDLVPLRPAYRVYGEPDPGTTAEPLDIVSGRAEAVALFEAREPGAGARLTEYLDSAGDAYDLAVTRFLYDTYESTAGLRDPALLRRLPQLAPLLTRRLSTLVESRFADPLLRQVLGYPAVFLGGSPFGVPSLYHLMSHLDLDEGVLYPRGGFTTVIAAIERLARARGVQIRTGTPVTGIRTSGRDATGVDLADGTRIDADVVVSTADLHHTETVLLPEHQRERPEKWWRSRTPSPGALLLMLGVEGALPQLAHHTLLFARDWRENFSDIFGRDTRIPEPASLYVCRPSATDDSVAPAGSENLFVLVPIPADPSLGRGGIGGDGDALIERAADATIAQISQWCGIPDLAERVTVRRTVAPGDFAADLNSWRGNSLGLAHTLGQSAVFRPRNASKKVRGLYYAGTSALPGIGLPMCLISAELVLKRLRGDHSAGPLPVPAAAEA
- a CDS encoding lycopene cyclase domain-containing protein encodes the protein MPGLYLLAILLSGAGIAALDARFRLAWWHARGRTAVVVLIGTAFFLAWDAAGIATGVFVKGESPLLLGVDLAPHLPLEEPVFLAFLCYLALVAFRGAERLRARREDTA
- a CDS encoding lycopene cyclase domain-containing protein produces the protein MTYAWIIVPFALITLVTTLASAVRPRFARRMGASAVAAVVLVVLTAIFDNVMIAADLFTYPEHNISGIRIGLAPIEDFSYPLCAAFLVPAVWTLLTPRSRT
- a CDS encoding prenyltransferase, which produces MKPATQLLVSSRPVSWINTAYPFAAAYLLTTREIDTVLIVGTLFFLVPYNLAMYGINDVFDYESDLRNPRKGGVHGAVLDRSLHAPTLWAAGLSCLPFVVYLVVVGSPASWAVLAASLFFVVFYSAPPLRLKERPFADSVTSSIHFFSPAVYALVLAGAVWTWQLVLIIVAFALWGVASHAFGAVQDVVADREAGISSIATARGARWTVRFALACYVAAGIVMLFTAWPGPLAAALVIPYLVTLWPHRSITDETAEDATRGWRRFLWLNQFAGFGVTMLLIWWVLRHP